A genomic window from Oceanobacillus timonensis includes:
- the dhaM gene encoding dihydroxyacetone kinase phosphoryl donor subunit DhaM encodes MANNVQSSVGIILVSHSQKITEGLKDLILEMNGDQVNVHAAGGTDDGRLGTSATIIMNEIEELGNCENILIFYDMGSALMSAETAIDLLDEDVQTKCKIVEGPLVEGAFVASVQSTITNDVDVILKEVSKL; translated from the coding sequence ATGGCAAACAACGTTCAATCATCCGTTGGTATTATTTTGGTATCACACAGTCAAAAAATTACAGAGGGTTTGAAGGATCTTATCCTTGAAATGAATGGTGATCAGGTAAACGTTCACGCTGCCGGAGGAACAGATGACGGACGCCTGGGAACAAGTGCTACCATCATCATGAATGAAATAGAAGAGCTCGGAAATTGTGAAAATATATTGATTTTTTATGATATGGGAAGTGCATTAATGAGTGCTGAGACGGCAATTGATTTGCTGGATGAGGATGTACAGACAAAATGTAAAATTGTAGAAGGCCCTCTTGTAGAAGGTGCTTTTGTTGCTTCTGTGCAGTCGACCATTACAAATGACGTGGATGTGATTCTTAAAGAAGTGTCCAAGCT